The Neorhodopirellula lusitana genome contains a region encoding:
- a CDS encoding AtpZ/AtpI family protein, producing the protein MIDEPHDPQSPKPTSPLAQRIDAKAKRMLKARKHPEPNVWFGLGMIGLIGWSVTVPTLVGAAIGIWLDKNYPGSHSWTLALLVSGLAIGCLNAWHWVANEDAAIHHDQENNDE; encoded by the coding sequence ATGATCGATGAACCACACGACCCTCAATCGCCGAAGCCGACATCCCCGCTGGCGCAGCGGATTGATGCGAAGGCGAAACGTATGCTGAAAGCCAGAAAACACCCTGAACCGAATGTCTGGTTTGGCTTGGGCATGATCGGACTGATCGGTTGGTCAGTGACGGTGCCAACCTTGGTGGGTGCAGCCATTGGAATCTGGCTGGACAAAAACTATCCCGGCAGCCATTCCTGGACGCTGGCTTTACTGGTGAGCGGACTCGCGATTGGCTGCCTGAATGCATGGCACTGGGTCGCCAATGAGGATGCCGCCATCCATCACGATCAGGAGAACAATGATGAATGA
- a CDS encoding sulfatase family protein — protein sequence MLHRMKPNHCTVFFLIFMSLGAVATSAPVIADEPANPTLDRPNILWIMIEDWSPDLSCYGTKGVHTPHVDQLASQGIRYESAFTTSPVCSTSRSAMMTGFHQNYIRANQHREYDKQPLPHGIKPIPHLFQEAGYFTALMSYKTDCNFTPNTKTELFMGEDWSDRNPDQPFFARITFGGTHRPWHRDPQRPIDIDEVELPPYYPDTPFCRRDWANGLEQMQLVDREVGTLLKRLDDEGLADNTLVFFLGDHGRCHIRGKQFLYDGGIHIPMIVRWPGKVDAGQVSDDLVMSIDVCATVLEAAGIEAPVPMHGKSLFSDEVKNRKYVFAARDKMDETHDSMRAIRSHDFKLIQNLMPERPWCQYNRYKEGAYPMLAAMNVMHMKGELTPQQAIFLASEKPEVELFDLKNDPHELNNLAGDPKYASVKAELLAKLNDWRTNVIDDQGVSDDFRATGVFPESNPESSVDDWVTKNAKKYDFNNNGWPAWYPTRTLAEWEKAVAAWEPYLFRESDGSVARPQTVHATKKKKSKIKK from the coding sequence ATGCTTCATCGAATGAAACCCAATCACTGCACTGTCTTTTTCCTGATTTTTATGTCGCTGGGTGCTGTCGCGACCTCCGCACCTGTCATCGCAGACGAACCGGCCAATCCGACACTCGATCGCCCCAACATTCTTTGGATCATGATCGAGGATTGGTCGCCTGACCTGTCGTGCTACGGCACGAAAGGAGTCCACACACCGCATGTCGACCAATTGGCGTCGCAAGGCATTCGCTACGAGTCCGCGTTCACGACGTCGCCGGTTTGTTCGACATCCCGATCCGCGATGATGACGGGTTTCCATCAGAACTACATCCGTGCCAACCAACACCGCGAATACGACAAGCAACCACTACCGCACGGCATCAAGCCGATCCCGCACCTGTTTCAAGAGGCTGGCTATTTCACAGCCTTGATGAGCTACAAGACGGACTGCAATTTCACACCCAACACCAAGACGGAACTGTTCATGGGGGAAGACTGGTCGGACCGAAATCCGGACCAGCCGTTCTTTGCCAGAATCACGTTCGGCGGAACCCATCGTCCTTGGCATCGTGATCCACAACGACCAATCGACATCGACGAGGTGGAACTGCCCCCGTACTACCCCGACACGCCGTTTTGTCGTCGGGACTGGGCCAACGGATTGGAACAAATGCAGTTGGTTGACCGTGAAGTCGGAACACTGCTGAAGCGACTCGACGACGAAGGCCTCGCCGACAACACACTGGTCTTCTTTCTTGGCGACCATGGACGCTGTCATATTCGCGGTAAGCAATTCCTCTACGATGGCGGCATCCACATCCCCATGATCGTGCGTTGGCCTGGCAAGGTTGATGCCGGACAAGTCAGCGACGATCTTGTGATGTCAATTGACGTTTGTGCCACCGTTCTGGAAGCCGCGGGCATTGAGGCTCCCGTGCCGATGCATGGCAAGAGTCTATTCAGTGATGAAGTGAAAAATCGCAAGTACGTGTTCGCCGCTCGCGACAAGATGGATGAAACGCACGATTCCATGCGGGCAATCCGTTCTCATGATTTCAAGTTGATCCAGAACCTAATGCCGGAGCGACCTTGGTGCCAATACAACCGCTACAAGGAAGGTGCCTACCCGATGCTCGCGGCGATGAACGTGATGCACATGAAGGGTGAGTTGACGCCTCAGCAAGCCATCTTTCTGGCATCTGAAAAGCCGGAGGTTGAGTTGTTCGACCTGAAGAACGATCCGCATGAGTTGAACAATCTGGCAGGCGATCCTAAATACGCTTCCGTTAAGGCAGAGCTTTTGGCGAAGCTGAACGACTGGCGAACCAATGTCATTGACGATCAAGGCGTCAGCGACGATTTCCGAGCCACCGGAGTTTTTCCAGAATCCAATCCCGAGTCAAGCGTCGACGACTGGGTAACTAAAAACGCAAAGAAATATGACTTCAACAATAACGGATGGCCGGCTTGGTATCCGACGCGAACGTTGGCTGAGTGGGAAAAGGCTGTTGCGGCCTGGGAACCATATCTGTTTCGTGAGTCCGATGGTTCCGTTGCACGTCCGCAGACGGTTCACGCAACCAAGAAAAAGAAGTCAAAGATCAAGAAATAA
- a CDS encoding DUF1588 domain-containing protein, translating to MMTACFNPATAEEWGLMKTHCGKCHLTEDPEGDFSLRSLGLMPSEDSSDLWIASVDYLKSEEMPPAESNKMTAVERDRLIEFLESKLRSFDAQASESERVAPRRLNNREIAKSIADVLMIEDVGTHQPMASLLGDTLHDGFDTHGESLGISEFHLDQYIDAIRKVIDGAILSDDRPETKHYLVESTDLKRTSISQRPRPEGPGRNPDSLDFHDIRSQMYFTNFDTVPATGRYRIKIRATGVDRGVYDSEETGVYAGDPIRLSVHMGDRVRTFDLPDNKVKVIELDEWIVKGTKVQMSYPTDGLRMRGNGNFKFQYGIAAEYIKENNPETYAKVLAEVVPKSKGRSKSPGHWSHWTGEWQGPRPRVFGAEVEGPIYESWPPKRQVALLGDQPNTGNAEAILRPIAARAWRRDVVDGELDTIVQLVQSRTKALGHVEALKEGIVAILVTPSFLMINPEPGEGHDRFATKLSYLLKSTTPDQRIRRIASEGKLDSFEGVRKEVAYQLGQPPAEEFLKEFPQAWLQLDRITFMEPDPVLYKLFEKKRISEDMTNEALAMFRYAIANNIPVPELLTANYSFVNADLAKVYNIDDVPEDSVLRKYEFKDGRRGGLLGMGAFLTLTADSLGTSPIHRAVYVMENFMGIEPTPPPADVKISEPDVRSATTIREVLALHASDESCASCHRAIDPYGYAFENFGPMGEWRDFYASRDIDLTANDKVSGQQNAKPKPEDADEDAAGKKNRKARDKSGKAKAGNEKVRSGKNNKRGAATVASGIPIDASAKFRSGAEYRDIIEFRELMKADASRDRFVRCFITKLLTYANGTEPEDYTEVERILAKSAENDYRIVDTIAAVVDSPLFRE from the coding sequence ATGATGACCGCATGCTTCAATCCTGCCACGGCCGAAGAATGGGGGCTGATGAAAACTCACTGCGGCAAATGTCATTTGACTGAAGACCCCGAGGGCGACTTCAGCTTGCGTTCGTTGGGGCTCATGCCAAGCGAAGACAGTTCCGATCTTTGGATAGCCAGCGTTGATTACCTCAAGAGTGAGGAAATGCCGCCGGCGGAGTCAAACAAGATGACCGCTGTGGAACGGGATCGTTTGATTGAGTTTCTCGAAAGCAAGCTGCGTAGCTTTGATGCTCAAGCAAGCGAATCCGAACGTGTTGCCCCACGTCGTTTGAACAATCGCGAGATTGCAAAGAGCATCGCGGATGTGTTGATGATCGAAGACGTCGGCACGCATCAGCCGATGGCGAGTTTGTTGGGTGACACACTGCATGATGGGTTTGATACCCATGGCGAGTCCCTTGGAATCAGTGAGTTTCACTTGGATCAATATATCGACGCGATTCGAAAGGTGATCGATGGTGCCATCCTTTCGGACGATCGCCCCGAAACGAAACACTACCTGGTGGAGTCAACGGATCTGAAACGGACCAGCATCTCGCAGCGTCCGCGTCCCGAAGGCCCAGGCCGGAATCCTGACTCTCTTGATTTCCATGACATTCGCTCTCAAATGTATTTCACAAATTTCGATACGGTTCCAGCGACCGGGCGTTACCGCATCAAGATTCGTGCCACGGGCGTCGATCGCGGTGTCTACGATTCGGAGGAGACCGGAGTTTACGCTGGTGACCCGATCCGGCTGAGCGTTCACATGGGCGATCGAGTTCGTACGTTCGACCTGCCCGACAACAAGGTCAAGGTGATCGAGTTGGACGAATGGATCGTGAAGGGCACGAAGGTTCAGATGTCCTACCCGACTGACGGACTTCGCATGCGGGGCAACGGGAACTTTAAGTTTCAGTACGGAATCGCTGCTGAATACATCAAAGAGAACAACCCCGAAACTTACGCGAAAGTGCTGGCGGAAGTGGTGCCGAAGTCGAAGGGCCGAAGTAAATCGCCGGGCCACTGGAGTCACTGGACGGGTGAATGGCAGGGTCCGCGGCCACGCGTTTTCGGTGCCGAGGTGGAAGGGCCGATCTACGAAAGTTGGCCGCCCAAGCGGCAGGTCGCGTTGCTCGGCGACCAGCCGAACACTGGCAACGCCGAAGCCATCCTGCGTCCGATCGCAGCACGAGCATGGCGACGTGACGTGGTCGATGGCGAGCTGGACACGATCGTCCAGTTAGTTCAATCGCGAACCAAGGCTCTGGGGCACGTCGAAGCGTTAAAGGAAGGTATTGTTGCGATTCTGGTAACGCCTTCGTTCCTGATGATCAATCCCGAACCCGGCGAAGGGCACGATCGTTTCGCTACCAAGCTGAGTTACCTCCTGAAGAGCACGACGCCGGATCAGCGAATTCGCAGAATTGCTAGCGAAGGCAAACTCGATTCGTTCGAAGGAGTTCGCAAGGAGGTTGCCTACCAACTCGGTCAACCGCCAGCGGAAGAGTTTTTGAAAGAGTTCCCGCAAGCGTGGTTACAACTCGATCGTATCACGTTCATGGAACCCGATCCGGTTCTGTATAAACTGTTCGAAAAGAAACGCATCAGCGAAGACATGACGAACGAAGCGTTGGCGATGTTCCGTTATGCGATCGCGAACAACATTCCGGTACCTGAGTTGCTGACGGCGAATTATTCGTTCGTCAATGCGGACCTTGCGAAGGTCTACAACATCGACGACGTGCCGGAGGATTCCGTGCTGCGTAAGTACGAGTTCAAGGACGGAAGACGCGGCGGCTTGCTCGGCATGGGGGCGTTCCTGACGCTGACCGCAGATAGCCTGGGGACATCGCCGATCCATCGTGCGGTCTACGTGATGGAGAACTTCATGGGCATTGAGCCCACGCCGCCCCCGGCTGACGTCAAGATTTCGGAACCGGACGTCAGGTCGGCCACAACCATTCGTGAGGTGCTCGCATTGCACGCGTCGGACGAGAGTTGTGCGTCGTGCCACCGAGCGATTGATCCTTACGGTTACGCGTTCGAGAACTTTGGCCCGATGGGCGAGTGGCGTGACTTTTATGCTTCGCGTGACATTGATCTGACAGCAAACGATAAAGTTTCCGGACAACAGAACGCAAAGCCCAAGCCCGAAGACGCTGACGAGGATGCCGCCGGCAAGAAGAATAGGAAGGCAAGAGATAAAAGCGGCAAGGCGAAAGCAGGCAATGAAAAGGTACGAAGCGGAAAGAACAACAAACGCGGTGCAGCGACTGTCGCATCCGGAATCCCGATCGATGCGTCAGCCAAGTTCCGTAGCGGGGCTGAGTACCGCGATATCATCGAGTTCCGCGAACTCATGAAGGCGGATGCTTCCCGTGATCGTTTTGTTCGTTGCTTCATTACAAAGCTGCTAACCTACGCCAACGGCACCGAGCCGGAAGACTACACTGAAGTCGAACGGATTCTGGCGAAGTCGGCTGAGAACGACTACCGCATCGTCGACACGATTGCTGCGGTCGTGGACAGTCCGCTTTTCCGTGAATAG
- a CDS encoding sulfatase, protein MKYLPIRLSIFVLVLAIAGTTVFARATSAEATRPNIVVFLVDDMGVMDTSLPFLTDAQGQPQRYPLNDFYRTPNMEKLAATGIRFSNFYAMSVCSPTRASIMTGQNAARHHTTQWISPEQNNRGKFGPPDWNWEGLREDSVTLPRILQSAGYRTIHVGKGHFGPFNKAGADPANLGFDVNIAGRAIGVPGSYSGRLNYGNGIGKRKGKDRAVPHLEKYHGTDMHLTDALTLEAESQIDEAVSSDTPFFLYLAHYAVHSPHQSDPRFADHYVDSGQSQRVQNFATLVEGMDKSLGDLLAYIRERGIGENTLILFLGDNGTDAPIGHEHAVACAAPLRGKKGSHYEGGVRVPFVAAWATPKTENSAQQTLSIPAGAIQSQMGNVCDLLPTIVELTGAPVPNDHVVDGTSLTKLLAGEADAEHSSDFLMHFPHEHRTNYYTSLRSGDWKVIHHDFPGEDSGKLRYQLFNLASDPFEQTNLAENHPDVLKRMMLQLTNHLEQHNAQYIMLDSRPTPPQLPSGN, encoded by the coding sequence ATGAAATATCTTCCAATCCGGCTTTCGATCTTCGTTTTAGTTCTGGCGATTGCTGGGACCACCGTGTTTGCTCGAGCCACTTCAGCGGAAGCGACTCGTCCCAACATTGTTGTCTTCTTGGTCGATGACATGGGCGTGATGGACACCTCGTTGCCATTCTTGACCGATGCTCAGGGGCAGCCCCAACGCTACCCGCTGAACGATTTTTATCGCACGCCGAACATGGAAAAGCTGGCTGCGACGGGCATTCGGTTCAGCAACTTTTATGCGATGAGTGTTTGCTCGCCAACGCGAGCCTCGATCATGACCGGCCAGAACGCGGCGCGGCATCACACGACTCAGTGGATTTCGCCCGAACAAAATAATCGTGGCAAGTTCGGTCCGCCCGATTGGAATTGGGAAGGATTGCGTGAAGACAGCGTCACGTTGCCACGGATCTTGCAATCCGCTGGGTATCGAACGATCCACGTTGGCAAAGGCCACTTCGGACCGTTCAACAAAGCCGGAGCCGATCCGGCCAACCTGGGATTCGACGTCAACATTGCTGGTAGAGCGATCGGCGTACCCGGTTCCTATTCCGGCCGACTGAACTACGGCAATGGAATCGGGAAACGGAAGGGGAAAGACAGAGCGGTTCCCCATCTCGAAAAATACCACGGGACCGACATGCATTTGACCGATGCATTGACGCTAGAAGCCGAATCGCAAATCGACGAAGCGGTTAGTTCCGACACGCCGTTCTTTTTGTACTTGGCCCATTATGCGGTCCATTCACCGCACCAATCCGACCCGCGTTTCGCAGACCACTACGTCGACAGTGGCCAATCGCAACGAGTGCAGAACTTTGCGACATTGGTTGAAGGCATGGACAAATCGCTCGGTGACCTGCTCGCTTACATTCGCGAACGCGGCATCGGCGAAAACACATTGATCCTGTTTCTAGGCGACAACGGAACCGACGCACCGATCGGTCACGAACACGCTGTCGCATGTGCCGCACCACTACGAGGTAAGAAAGGATCCCACTACGAAGGCGGCGTTCGAGTCCCCTTCGTCGCCGCCTGGGCGACGCCAAAGACAGAAAACTCCGCGCAACAAACATTGTCTATTCCTGCCGGTGCGATCCAGTCCCAAATGGGCAACGTATGCGACCTGCTGCCCACGATTGTCGAGTTGACTGGGGCTCCGGTCCCTAATGATCACGTGGTCGACGGCACATCGCTCACCAAGCTTCTCGCTGGAGAAGCTGACGCCGAGCATTCGTCCGATTTTCTGATGCACTTCCCACACGAGCATCGTACGAATTACTACACCAGTTTGCGAAGCGGTGACTGGAAAGTCATCCACCACGATTTCCCTGGTGAAGATTCTGGCAAACTGCGTTACCAACTCTTCAATCTGGCCAGTGACCCATTCGAGCAAACCAATCTCGCCGAAAACCATCCCGATGTACTGAAGCGAATGATGCTGCAACTGACCAATCACTTGGAGCAACATAACGCCCAGTACATCATGCTGGATTCACGCCCCACACCGCCCCAACTTCCCAGCGGGAATTGA
- a CDS encoding ATP synthase subunit I — MNEIQLLTLLLSAIAGSVIGMVFFGGLWWTVYKGMASRYAALWFTGSLIVRVGVAVAGFYFIGRGDWRRLLACLCGFVLARVVVMRLTGSRLQHPASSSTGVHHAP, encoded by the coding sequence ATGAATGAAATTCAACTGTTGACATTGCTATTGTCCGCAATCGCTGGCAGCGTCATTGGAATGGTCTTTTTCGGAGGCTTATGGTGGACCGTTTACAAAGGCATGGCGTCTCGCTACGCCGCGTTATGGTTCACTGGCAGTTTGATTGTGCGAGTCGGCGTTGCGGTCGCAGGCTTCTATTTCATCGGTCGCGGTGACTGGCGACGTCTGTTGGCGTGTCTGTGCGGGTTCGTTCTTGCCCGAGTCGTAGTGATGAGGCTGACGGGTTCGCGATTGCAGCATCCTGCTTCGTCATCAACGGGGGTTCATCATGCACCTTAG
- a CDS encoding F0F1 ATP synthase subunit epsilon, whose product MQSSLMNLKLLLPFRIFDQKAGVLRIVAESREGSFGLLPNRLDCVASLVPGVLVYETVADGEVFVAVDEGVLVKTGYDVLISVRQAIGGTDLALLRHSVEQEFLTLNESERNVRSVMARMESGFIQRFAGFQHDR is encoded by the coding sequence ATGCAATCATCACTCATGAATCTCAAACTACTGTTGCCGTTTCGGATCTTCGATCAGAAGGCCGGCGTCTTGCGGATTGTCGCCGAGTCGCGTGAGGGTTCGTTTGGGCTGTTGCCAAACCGGCTTGATTGCGTCGCGTCGTTGGTGCCGGGGGTTCTAGTTTATGAAACGGTCGCAGACGGTGAAGTCTTTGTGGCAGTCGATGAAGGTGTCTTGGTCAAGACTGGCTATGACGTGCTGATCTCAGTTCGTCAGGCGATTGGCGGCACCGATCTTGCACTGCTTCGTCATTCGGTGGAGCAGGAGTTTCTGACGTTGAACGAATCCGAACGTAACGTGCGGTCGGTGATGGCGAGAATGGAATCGGGGTTCATCCAGCGTTTCGCAGGGTTTCAACATGATCGATGA
- a CDS encoding sulfatase/phosphatase domain-containing protein, which translates to MCLVAPELDRCKGEEFGKRKVKDYLFHAECELYDLKADPNELNNLADKEDNAEDLKRLREKLKTFQIKTRDPWQIMWGHETNVQGTGVGL; encoded by the coding sequence ATGTGCTTGGTTGCTCCGGAACTCGATCGTTGCAAGGGAGAGGAATTTGGCAAACGCAAGGTCAAGGACTATCTGTTTCACGCTGAATGCGAGCTTTATGATTTGAAGGCCGATCCCAACGAACTCAACAACCTCGCCGACAAGGAAGATAACGCGGAAGATTTGAAACGATTACGGGAGAAGTTAAAAACGTTTCAAATCAAGACAAGAGATCCATGGCAAATCATGTGGGGTCACGAAACGAACGTGCAAGGGACCGGCGTGGGCCTGTAA
- a CDS encoding DUF1552 domain-containing protein, with translation MDTTRRNVLKGLGGALTLPMLEASTRQAQAAGSKDTPTRLLVVGNPLGAHPEHFFPADFGKSFTLSPTLRSLDWVKDRMTVISHTDHGMVNGHGREISFLNGVLPANAAAYPEKNMSVDQVMARHTSGMVRYSSVNAALERGIRMNWTANGTELEPFTDPQKLFDHLFLNLSADEKRIRRELIERNGSILDAVGGQFASLKQRASQSDKQRLEQYATAVRELEGSFADRKSWVDRDKPKFDVSEHFRDYEVTVENRYNAIFDMITYAFQTDMTRVATVGFPNELKYTDIDGVTRSYHGCTHNGQNEDIIAELVAIESFQIAQLSRCLKKLDSIKEPNAEGTMLDHTMVLFGSGMGYGGTHSNRNLPIMVIGGGFKHLGHVDARNASGTNMPLCNLYVTMLQRFGVERDKFNTSTGSFEMGWA, from the coding sequence ATGGATACCACTCGACGTAACGTGCTCAAGGGTTTGGGTGGCGCACTGACGCTGCCAATGTTGGAAGCTAGCACCCGCCAAGCTCAGGCGGCTGGATCGAAAGACACGCCCACGCGTTTGCTGGTCGTAGGCAACCCATTGGGGGCTCACCCCGAGCACTTTTTTCCGGCGGATTTCGGCAAGAGCTTCACGCTGTCGCCAACGCTCCGATCGCTTGATTGGGTCAAGGATCGGATGACGGTCATTTCACACACGGATCATGGAATGGTTAACGGCCACGGTCGTGAGATTTCATTTCTCAATGGCGTCTTGCCGGCGAACGCGGCAGCGTATCCAGAAAAGAACATGTCGGTCGACCAAGTGATGGCACGGCACACCAGTGGGATGGTTCGCTATTCGTCGGTCAACGCGGCGCTGGAACGTGGCATTCGCATGAACTGGACCGCCAATGGAACCGAACTGGAACCGTTCACCGATCCGCAGAAACTATTCGATCACTTGTTCTTGAATTTGTCGGCGGACGAAAAGCGTATTCGACGGGAATTGATTGAACGCAACGGCAGCATCCTGGATGCGGTTGGCGGCCAATTTGCGAGCTTGAAACAACGTGCCAGCCAGTCCGACAAGCAGCGACTCGAACAATACGCGACTGCAGTTCGCGAGCTCGAAGGCAGCTTTGCGGATCGGAAGTCTTGGGTGGATCGTGATAAGCCTAAGTTCGATGTCTCGGAACACTTTCGCGACTACGAAGTGACGGTTGAAAATCGGTACAACGCGATTTTCGACATGATCACGTATGCGTTCCAAACGGACATGACACGCGTGGCCACGGTCGGCTTTCCCAATGAGTTGAAGTACACCGACATTGATGGTGTGACACGGAGCTATCACGGTTGCACTCACAACGGCCAGAACGAAGACATCATTGCGGAGCTTGTCGCGATCGAGTCGTTCCAAATCGCTCAGCTGTCGCGATGCTTGAAGAAGCTGGACTCGATCAAAGAGCCCAACGCGGAAGGCACGATGCTCGATCACACCATGGTCCTGTTCGGCAGTGGCATGGGGTACGGCGGCACCCACTCAAACCGCAACTTGCCGATCATGGTTATCGGTGGCGGCTTCAAACATCTCGGTCACGTTGACGCCAGGAACGCGAGTGGAACCAACATGCCACTGTGCAATTTGTACGTCACGATGTTGCAACGCTTTGGCGTTGAGCGAGATAAGTTCAATACCAGCACCGGTTCGTTTGAAATGGGGTGGGCTTAA
- a CDS encoding sulfatase family protein, whose translation MPSSPRSSTAATRSLSLAGLLSVMACGFILQLTWLQNGNAAEGNKAQTPPNFVLMIADDMNWDDCGAYGHPAIRTPSIDRLASEGLRFRHAYLTTNSCSPSRASIITGKYPHNTGAEQLHWPVPAGSPTFTAMLRSMGYYTAAAGKWHMGDPIRADFDKIYEASTAGFVLPSGKDGEPPKMVAEEPSGCENWEKALDERDKSKPFCMWLAALDPHREYTDGSLDPPHHAEDVIVPTHLPDTADVREDLRLYYDEIGRLDQYVGKVIAKLDEQGVAQNTVVLFISDNGRPFPRDKTTLYDGGIRTPWIVRWPAKITAGDTTDALVSSVDIAKTFLELAGEPSGAEFGSSEARSFAHVLSDPTATHRDFAFAEDHWHDYEDHARCIVNQQFKLIRNDYVDLAPTPSADAGRGLSWQNMLKLESAGELTPEQQTCFRAPRPQWELFDLQRDPGELANLIDDPAYASIVAGMKSRLESWTAQTGDYIPSERTPDEFDRVTGEPDHSVRVRPRRSKEETFGTNGKY comes from the coding sequence ATGCCTTCCTCTCCAAGATCCTCCACCGCGGCAACGCGTTCACTCTCGCTAGCCGGATTGCTTTCAGTCATGGCGTGCGGATTCATCTTGCAACTCACGTGGTTGCAAAATGGAAACGCTGCCGAAGGAAATAAAGCGCAGACGCCGCCCAACTTTGTGTTGATGATCGCCGACGATATGAACTGGGACGATTGCGGAGCATACGGTCACCCCGCCATTCGCACGCCCAGTATTGATCGACTTGCCAGCGAAGGTTTGCGATTTCGGCACGCTTACCTGACAACGAACTCGTGCAGCCCCTCGCGGGCAAGCATCATCACCGGCAAGTACCCGCACAACACCGGTGCCGAGCAACTGCACTGGCCGGTGCCCGCGGGCAGTCCGACGTTCACGGCAATGCTACGGTCGATGGGCTACTACACCGCCGCGGCCGGCAAATGGCACATGGGCGATCCGATTCGTGCCGATTTTGACAAAATCTACGAAGCATCAACGGCAGGATTCGTGCTGCCGTCCGGTAAGGATGGCGAGCCACCGAAGATGGTCGCCGAAGAGCCCAGCGGGTGTGAGAACTGGGAAAAGGCACTCGACGAGCGGGACAAGTCCAAACCGTTTTGCATGTGGTTGGCGGCACTCGATCCGCACCGCGAATACACCGACGGTTCCCTCGATCCACCGCACCACGCCGAAGATGTGATCGTACCGACGCACTTGCCTGACACCGCGGATGTTCGCGAGGACCTACGTTTGTATTATGACGAGATCGGACGCCTCGATCAGTATGTTGGCAAAGTGATCGCGAAGTTAGACGAGCAAGGCGTCGCGCAGAACACGGTCGTGTTATTCATCAGCGACAATGGGCGTCCGTTCCCGCGTGACAAGACAACCTTGTACGACGGAGGAATCCGCACTCCTTGGATCGTCCGTTGGCCAGCGAAGATTACGGCCGGCGATACTACCGACGCGCTCGTCAGTTCCGTGGATATTGCCAAAACTTTCTTGGAGTTGGCTGGCGAACCGAGCGGGGCGGAATTCGGTTCAAGTGAAGCACGCAGCTTCGCCCATGTGCTCTCCGACCCCACCGCGACGCACCGTGACTTTGCGTTTGCCGAAGATCACTGGCACGACTACGAAGATCACGCCCGCTGTATCGTGAATCAGCAATTCAAGCTCATTCGCAACGACTACGTCGACCTAGCGCCCACGCCGTCCGCTGATGCCGGTCGTGGGCTGTCATGGCAAAACATGCTGAAACTGGAAAGTGCGGGCGAGTTGACGCCGGAACAACAGACTTGTTTCCGCGCCCCTCGTCCACAATGGGAACTGTTCGATTTACAACGTGATCCCGGCGAACTTGCCAACCTGATCGACGACCCAGCCTATGCGTCGATCGTTGCAGGCATGAAAAGCCGATTAGAATCCTGGACCGCTCAGACGGGCGACTACATCCCCAGCGAGCGAACGCCAGACGAATTTGATCGCGTTACCGGGGAACCTGATCACAGTGTTCGCGTTCGTCCCAGACGTTCGAAAGAGGAAACATTCGGTACCAACGGCAAGTACTGA
- a CDS encoding winged helix-turn-helix transcriptional regulator, producing the protein MDTKSKSKAKQARHVDYSEPACPVEATLELIGGKWKGIILYHLLDGKIRFSDLKRCVGCVTQRMLTKQLRDLEASGLVNRIVHAEVPPRVEYELTAKGKTLKPLLKSLKNWGEDHAMDLIAKRHANELTQ; encoded by the coding sequence ATGGATACCAAGTCTAAATCCAAGGCAAAGCAAGCCAGACACGTCGACTACAGCGAGCCTGCTTGTCCCGTGGAAGCAACGTTGGAATTGATCGGAGGTAAATGGAAAGGAATCATCCTTTACCATTTGCTTGACGGGAAAATTCGATTTAGCGATCTGAAACGCTGCGTCGGATGCGTGACCCAGCGAATGCTTACAAAGCAATTGCGAGACCTCGAAGCGAGCGGTTTAGTAAATCGGATTGTCCACGCGGAAGTCCCGCCGCGAGTGGAGTATGAACTTACCGCCAAAGGAAAGACACTCAAGCCGCTGTTGAAGTCACTGAAGAACTGGGGTGAAGATCACGCAATGGACTTGATTGCGAAGCGACACGCAAACGAGCTGACCCAGTAA
- a CDS encoding glycine betaine ABC transporter substrate-binding protein has protein sequence MSKQIVIGVTNLSFHHVTGSLVDQVLTEVGFDAERVYSTHETNFKKLKSGEVDMLASTWLQSNPLFA, from the coding sequence ATGTCCAAACAAATCGTTATTGGCGTGACCAATCTGTCATTTCATCACGTGACCGGATCCTTGGTCGATCAAGTTCTTACCGAGGTAGGGTTTGATGCCGAACGAGTCTATTCGACTCACGAGACGAACTTTAAAAAGTTAAAGTCCGGCGAAGTTGACATGTTGGCTTCTACGTGGCTGCAATCGAATCCACTCTTCGCTTGA